DNA sequence from the Enterobacteriaceae endosymbiont of Donacia cincticornis genome:
GCTTCTTGATGAACAGCTATCAAAGCTGGAACTCCAAAACCTTTTTTAAATTCTTCTCTTACCTCTGTACCAGGACATTTAGGAGCTACCATAATAACTGTAATATCTTTAGATATTTCTTCTCCTTCTTCTATAATATTAAAACCATGAGAATAACCTAATATTGCACCTTTTTTTATTAAAAATTTTATTTTTTTTAAAATATTATGATGATTATTATCAGGAGTTAAATTAATAATTAAATCAGCATCAGGTATTAATTCTTCATAAGAACCAATAATAAATTTTTCTTTATAAGCTCTTTGCCAAGATAAATTTCTATTTTTTATAGATTCTTTTTTTAAAGCATATGAGATATTTAATCCGGAATCTCTCATATTTAATCCTTGATTAAAACCTTGAGAACCGCAACCTATAATAACAATTTTTTTATTTTTTAAAAAATGGAGACTATTATTAAATTCTTCAAATTTCATTAATCTACATTTTTGTAAATTTTTTAATTTTTCGCGAAAATTTAAAATATTGAAATAATTATTCATTTAGTTATCCTTTTTTTTATAAAAAAAATTAATATTTAATAAATATTTTTAATAAAAATTTGAATTAAATTTAATAATTTTTTTTATTCGAAAATATTTATTTTATATTACTAATTTATTTTTGTCTCTTACTGCTCCTTTATCAGCACTAGTTACTAAACTAGCATAAGCTTTAAGTGCAAAAGAAATTTTTCTTTGTCTTTTACGTAAAGGTTTATATGCTAAGAAACCTCTTTTTTCTTCTTGTTTCATTCTTTTATTTAAAATAAAATTAGAAACATCTAAATGAATAGATCTTTTTGGTATATTAATTTGAATAATATCATCATTTTTTACTAAAGCTATTAATCCTCTATTAGCTGCTTCAGGAGAAATATGTCCTATAGATAAACCAGAAGTACCACCAGAAAATCTTCCATCTGTAATTAAAGCACATTGTTTATCTAAATTCATCGATTTTAAATATGATGTAGGATATAACATTTCTTGCATCCCAGGACCTCCTTTAGGGCCTTCATATCTTATTACTATAATATCACCAGGAAAAATTTGTTTATTTAAAATTGCATATACTGCTTCTTCTTGACTATCAAATACTTTTGCTTTTCCTTTAAAAATTATTAGTTTTTGATTTACACTTGCTGTCTTAACAACACATCCTTTTTTCGCAAGATTACCATATAAAACTGCTAAACCTCCATCTTTACTAAAAGCATATTTGTATGAACGAATACAACCTTTTTCTCTATCCTTATCTAAGGTAGAATAAATATTATTTTGTGAAAAAGGATATATTGTTTTTGTATTTCCTGGAGCTGATTGATAAAATTTTTGTATATTTATATTTTTTTTATTTAAAATATTATATTTATATATAGTTTCTTCTATAGTTAATTCTAAAATATTTATAGTTTTTTTATGTATTAAATTTATTTTATTTAATTCATTTAAAATCCCCATTACTCCTCCTGCTCTATGAAAATCTTCCATATAAAATTTATTAGTGCTAGGAGATATTTTGCATAACCACGGGGTTTTTTTTGATAAATAATCAATTGTATTTAAATTAAATACTATATTAGTTTCCTGTGATAAAGCTAACATATGTAATATTGTATTCGTAGATCCTCCCATAGAAATATCTAGTGTCATTGCATTTTCAAATGATTCTTGATTAGCAATATTTCTAGGTAAAAAATTAATATTATTATTTTCATAATATTTTTTAGTAATTTCTACTATTTTTTGAGCAGAACTTATATATAATTGTTTTCGATTAACATGTGTAGATAATAATGATCCATTTCCTGGTAATGCTAAACCTAAAACTTCTGTAATACAATTCATAGAATTAGCTGTAAACATTCCAGAACATGATCCACATGTTGGACATGCATTAAGTTCAATTTTCCTTACGTAATCATCAGATTGTTTAGGATTAGCTGCTTGAATCATAGCATCAACTAAATCGATTCTTTTAGTTTTTGTATTTTTCTTAATATTAATTTTACCAGTTTCCATTGGACCTCCAGATACAAAAACAGTAGGTATATTTAAACGTAAACTAGCCATTAACATTCCAGGAGTAATTTTATCACAATTAGATATACATATCATTGAATCAACACAATGTGCATTAATAACATATTCTATAGAATCTGCAATAAGTTCTCTTGAAGGCAAAGAATATAACATTCCATTGTGTCCCATCGCTATCCCATCATCAATAGCTATTGTATTAAATTCTCTAGGTATTCCTCCATATTTTTTTATCTCATTAGAGATTATTTTACCTACAGTTTGTAAATGTATATGTCCTGGGACAAACTCTGAAAAAGAATTTACTATTGCTATAATAGGTTTATTAAAATCTTTGTCACTCATTCCTGTCGCACGCCAAAGAGCTCTAGCTCCAGCCATATTACGACCTTTGGTTGTAGTAAATGAACGATAATTAGGCATATTTATTTTCTTTTATTAAAATTAAAAATTCATTAAATATTAATATAATCTAACCAATTCCATTTATCTTTTATTTTTCCTCTTAATAAAGAGATAAATTTTTTTTGTATACTTTTTGTAATTTTTCCTCTTTTACCATTATTTATTAATATATTATCTACACTACAAACAGGTATAATTTCTGCTGCTGTTCCTGTTAAAAATATTTCATCAGCTAAATATAAAGATTCTCTTAAAATAAAAGATTCTTTAATTATAATGTTTAAATTTTTAGCTATTTTAATAACAGAATCTCTAGTAATCCCAGGAAGAATAGATGAAGTTAATGGAGGAGTAAATAAAATATTATCTTTTATCTTAAAAATATTTTCTCCAGAACCTTCAGAAACAAATCCTAAATTATCTAAAGATATTCCTTCATCATATCCATTTCTACGTGCTTCATTACTAATTAATAAAGAAGATAAATAATTACCCCCCGCTTTAGACAAACTAGGTATAGTATTAGGTTTATATTTATTCCAAGAAGATATCATTGTATTAATACCATTAGTTTTTGAATTATTACCAAGATAATTTTTCCATGGAAAAGCACTAATCATTATATCTGTATAATAATCTTGAGGAGGATTAATCCCTAAACCAACATCTCCTATAAATACTAAAATTCTGATATAAGCTTCTTGAAGCTTATTAATATTAATTGTCTGATAAACAGCATTTATGATTTCTTTTATAGAAAATTTTATTGGGAAACGATATATTTTAGCAGAATTATATAAACGATTTATATGATCTTTATGACGGAAAATAACAGGTCCTTGATGTGATTTATAACATCTAATACCTTCAAAAACAGATGTACCATAATGTAATGCATGACTCATAACACTAATTTTAGCATCTTCCCATTTTATAATATTACCATTTAACCAAATAAAATCTGCTTTTTTTATAGACATTATCATAATTCCTTATCTTAAATATCTTATGATATGATCACTATATCTAATACATCTATAAGTTTTGTAATTTGTTTTACTAAAAAATCTATAGGTTTAGAACTTTTTACTATTAATTGAAAATTAATATTTTTTACTTTATT
Encoded proteins:
- the ilvD gene encoding dihydroxy-acid dehydratase, yielding MPNYRSFTTTKGRNMAGARALWRATGMSDKDFNKPIIAIVNSFSEFVPGHIHLQTVGKIISNEIKKYGGIPREFNTIAIDDGIAMGHNGMLYSLPSRELIADSIEYVINAHCVDSMICISNCDKITPGMLMASLRLNIPTVFVSGGPMETGKINIKKNTKTKRIDLVDAMIQAANPKQSDDYVRKIELNACPTCGSCSGMFTANSMNCITEVLGLALPGNGSLLSTHVNRKQLYISSAQKIVEITKKYYENNNINFLPRNIANQESFENAMTLDISMGGSTNTILHMLALSQETNIVFNLNTIDYLSKKTPWLCKISPSTNKFYMEDFHRAGGVMGILNELNKINLIHKKTINILELTIEETIYKYNILNKKNINIQKFYQSAPGNTKTIYPFSQNNIYSTLDKDREKGCIRSYKYAFSKDGGLAVLYGNLAKKGCVVKTASVNQKLIIFKGKAKVFDSQEEAVYAILNKQIFPGDIIVIRYEGPKGGPGMQEMLYPTSYLKSMNLDKQCALITDGRFSGGTSGLSIGHISPEAANRGLIALVKNDDIIQINIPKRSIHLDVSNFILNKRMKQEEKRGFLAYKPLRKRQRKISFALKAYASLVTSADKGAVRDKNKLVI
- a CDS encoding branched-chain amino acid transaminase — translated: MSIKKADFIWLNGNIIKWEDAKISVMSHALHYGTSVFEGIRCYKSHQGPVIFRHKDHINRLYNSAKIYRFPIKFSIKEIINAVYQTININKLQEAYIRILVFIGDVGLGINPPQDYYTDIMISAFPWKNYLGNNSKTNGINTMISSWNKYKPNTIPSLSKAGGNYLSSLLISNEARRNGYDEGISLDNLGFVSEGSGENIFKIKDNILFTPPLTSSILPGITRDSVIKIAKNLNIIIKESFILRESLYLADEIFLTGTAAEIIPVCSVDNILINNGKRGKITKSIQKKFISLLRGKIKDKWNWLDYINI
- the ilvM gene encoding acetolactate synthase 2 small subunit, whose protein sequence is MYKYQLHIKTNISPEISERIIRIIRHRGFSLKKMNINVINKVKNINFQLIVKSSKPIDFLVKQITKLIDVLDIVIIS